One window of the Anaeromyxobacter dehalogenans 2CP-C genome contains the following:
- a CDS encoding universal stress protein, with translation MKRILVAVDGSDTSLKAARMAADVALRFGAKLTLVHVVPKLLLPPDVYGLTIAEVEKEHRAYADALLEKAVKALEEPGLDVSTTVLYGSPAEAIAEEAAAVDVGMVVVGSRGYGAVARMFLGSVSDRLVHISSKPVLVVR, from the coding sequence ATGAAGCGGATCCTGGTGGCGGTGGACGGCTCGGACACCTCGCTGAAGGCGGCGCGGATGGCGGCGGACGTGGCGCTGCGCTTCGGGGCGAAGCTGACCCTGGTGCACGTCGTCCCGAAGCTGCTCCTCCCCCCCGACGTCTACGGCCTCACCATCGCCGAGGTCGAGAAGGAGCACCGCGCCTACGCGGACGCGCTCCTGGAGAAGGCCGTGAAGGCGCTCGAGGAGCCGGGGCTGGACGTGTCCACCACCGTGCTCTACGGCTCCCCGGCCGAGGCCATCGCCGAGGAGGCCGCGGCGGTGGACGTGGGCATGGTGGTGGTCGGCAGCCGCGGCTACGGCGCGGTGGCCCGGATGTTCCTGGGCAGCGTCTCCGACCGCCTGGTGCACATCAGCTCGAAGCCGG
- a CDS encoding twin-arginine translocase TatA/TatE family subunit, translated as MFGLRMPELLLILAIVVILFGASRLPALGAGLGQGIRSFKKAFGGEDEKPTASGNGSTPTQSSSDQGSKQA; from the coding sequence ATGTTCGGTCTCAGAATGCCGGAGCTGCTGCTCATCCTCGCGATCGTCGTGATCCTGTTCGGCGCGAGCCGGCTCCCGGCTCTCGGCGCGGGGCTCGGCCAGGGCATCCGCAGCTTCAAGAAGGCGTTCGGCGGCGAGGACGAGAAGCCCACCGCCTCCGGCAACGGCAGCACCCCGACGCAGTCGTCGTCGGACCAGGGCTCGAAGCAGGCTTGA
- a CDS encoding Crp/Fnr family transcriptional regulator: MLSNTPVSDCGSCSLGIASQGRCRLTPTTRESGATICAQGERPRTVYFVKEGFVALSAVSPRGSELLLSLRGPSSLLCTEAMQAEPSPFEVRALSRVKICGIGGDALSQWVGPDKSAARVVLDLLLTESRQQRDEVNWRQGDCLSRVARFALAHARFLADRPNAVRKQVVARLLGMRPETLSRCLTKLEKDGVVDASRGVRVLDQRRLAALAMEDNAA, translated from the coding sequence GTGCTCTCCAACACTCCCGTCTCGGACTGCGGCTCCTGCTCGCTCGGGATCGCGTCCCAGGGCCGCTGCCGGCTGACGCCGACCACCCGCGAATCGGGTGCGACGATCTGTGCACAGGGTGAGCGCCCGCGCACCGTCTACTTCGTCAAGGAGGGCTTCGTGGCGCTCTCCGCGGTGTCGCCGCGCGGCTCCGAGCTGCTGCTCTCGCTCCGCGGCCCGAGCTCGCTGCTCTGCACCGAGGCGATGCAGGCCGAGCCCTCGCCGTTCGAGGTGCGCGCGCTCTCCCGCGTGAAGATCTGCGGCATCGGCGGCGACGCGCTCTCGCAGTGGGTGGGCCCGGACAAGAGCGCCGCGCGCGTGGTGCTCGACCTGCTGCTCACCGAGTCGCGGCAGCAGCGCGACGAGGTCAACTGGCGCCAGGGCGACTGCCTCTCGCGCGTGGCCCGCTTCGCGCTCGCCCATGCGAGGTTCCTCGCCGACCGGCCCAACGCGGTGCGCAAGCAGGTGGTCGCGCGCCTCCTCGGGATGCGCCCGGAGACCCTCTCCCGCTGCCTCACCAAGCTCGAGAAGGACGGCGTGGTGGACGCGTCGCGCGGCGTGAGGGTCCTGGATCAGCGCCGCCTCGCCGCGCTCGCGATGGAAGACAACGCGGCCTGA
- the glp gene encoding molybdopterin molybdotransferase MoeA encodes MDRLLRIRDGILAALLPVAAEDVPSEEALGRWLASPALASVPAPPHTCAAMDGYAVRAADVTGPAVLPVRQTIYAGDLPAAPLAPGEAARIFTGATVPQGADAVVREEATREEGGGVRFLEAARRGEHVRQAGEDVPAGGLALAAGVRVGPRQAALLRAVGGPAVSVRRRPRVAVLSTGDEVVTGRTPDSNGEAVAGLIRAVGAEVERRAVPDRLEAVVAAIREALASADAVVTIGGVSIGARDLVPEALAHLQADVRVHGVPMKPGKPFLFALAGGAPVLGLPGSPSACLVAFEVFARPALLALCGAARTERRVVPLRLAAPAEGRPGRARLLWAAVEPGGRARPLGRDSAQVRGPALADALLFVPADAGDLPEGAEVAAWLLEDCAG; translated from the coding sequence ATGGACAGGCTCCTCCGCATCCGCGACGGCATCCTCGCGGCGCTGCTCCCGGTCGCCGCCGAGGACGTTCCCTCCGAGGAGGCGCTCGGCCGCTGGCTCGCCTCCCCCGCGCTGGCGAGCGTCCCGGCCCCGCCGCACACCTGCGCCGCCATGGACGGCTACGCGGTGCGCGCCGCGGACGTGACCGGGCCGGCGGTGCTCCCGGTCCGCCAGACGATCTACGCGGGCGACCTGCCCGCGGCGCCGCTCGCGCCGGGCGAGGCGGCGCGCATCTTCACCGGCGCGACGGTGCCGCAGGGCGCCGACGCGGTGGTGCGCGAGGAGGCGACGCGCGAGGAGGGCGGCGGCGTCCGCTTCCTCGAGGCGGCGCGGCGCGGCGAGCACGTGCGGCAGGCCGGCGAGGACGTGCCCGCCGGCGGGCTGGCGCTCGCGGCCGGCGTGCGCGTCGGCCCGCGGCAGGCGGCGCTGCTGCGCGCGGTGGGCGGGCCGGCCGTGTCGGTGCGGCGGCGGCCGCGCGTGGCGGTGCTCTCGACCGGCGACGAGGTGGTGACGGGCCGCACGCCGGACTCGAACGGCGAGGCGGTGGCGGGGCTGATCCGGGCAGTCGGCGCGGAGGTCGAGCGGCGCGCGGTGCCGGACCGGCTCGAGGCGGTGGTGGCCGCGATCCGCGAGGCGCTCGCGAGCGCCGACGCGGTGGTCACCATCGGCGGGGTCTCGATCGGCGCGCGCGACCTGGTGCCGGAGGCGCTCGCGCACCTCCAGGCCGACGTGCGCGTCCACGGCGTGCCGATGAAGCCCGGCAAGCCGTTCCTGTTCGCGCTCGCCGGCGGCGCGCCGGTGCTGGGCCTGCCGGGGAGCCCGTCGGCGTGCCTGGTGGCGTTCGAGGTGTTCGCGCGGCCGGCGCTGCTGGCGCTGTGCGGCGCGGCCCGCACCGAGCGGCGCGTGGTGCCGCTGCGGCTGGCCGCGCCGGCGGAGGGGCGGCCGGGCCGGGCGCGGCTGCTGTGGGCGGCGGTGGAGCCGGGCGGGCGCGCGCGGCCGCTGGGCCGGGACTCGGCGCAGGTGCGCGGGCCGGCGCTCGCCGACGCGCTGCTGTTCGTGCCGGCCGACGCCGGCGACCTGCCGGAGGGCGCGGAGGTGGCGGCGTGGCTGCTCGAGGACTGCGCCGGGTAG
- the mobB gene encoding molybdopterin-guanine dinucleotide biosynthesis protein B — MAARGLRRVERRAPPIVAVSGPSGVGKTRLLRRLVAELARRGLRVGILKHTGHEHPFDRRGKDTEVLRRAGAVAAAIEGPSGMAYFGPPAGGARALARMLPPVDLVLAEGWKREPLPRVEVHRRGVSPEFLCARDRRVFAVVTDAPPPRPLPAFGADDASGLADLLCARWRLGPAPRRRARGGPAAKRRRG, encoded by the coding sequence GTGGCTGCTCGAGGACTGCGCCGGGTAGAGCGGCGCGCGCCGCCCATCGTGGCGGTGAGCGGGCCGAGCGGCGTCGGGAAGACCCGGCTCCTGCGGCGGCTGGTGGCGGAGCTGGCGCGGCGCGGCCTGCGCGTGGGCATCCTCAAGCACACCGGCCACGAGCACCCGTTCGACCGGCGCGGCAAGGACACCGAGGTGCTCCGGCGCGCCGGCGCCGTGGCCGCGGCGATCGAGGGCCCCTCGGGCATGGCGTACTTCGGCCCGCCCGCCGGCGGCGCGCGCGCGCTCGCCCGGATGCTGCCGCCGGTGGACCTGGTGCTCGCCGAGGGCTGGAAGCGCGAGCCGCTCCCGCGCGTCGAGGTCCACCGCCGCGGCGTGTCGCCGGAGTTCCTGTGCGCGCGCGACCGGCGCGTGTTCGCGGTGGTGACCGACGCGCCGCCCCCGCGACCGCTGCCGGCGTTCGGGGCCGACGACGCGTCCGGCCTCGCGGACCTCCTCTGCGCGCGCTGGCGGCTCGGTCCCGCGCCGCGGCGCCGGGCGCGCGGGGGCCCGGCGGCGAAGCGCCGGCGCGGGTGA
- a CDS encoding S9 family peptidase encodes MPALLCPLGLTAMVAAAVAAEPAPAPPPPSDPFLRQHAETRGFRAGRPTAVQLSPDGRAALFLRSGPRSRAQALLETDLATGVTRTLVEADGAGALSPEEAARLERQRITARGITHFVLSRDGARVVYGLGGRLWLLDRAAGRAAPLPGTEGALDPRFSPDGRALAYVKRGDLYVRAVPGGPERRLTRARGPDVTNGLAEFVAQEEMDRDEGYWWSPDGRRIAYAEVDESAVERRALCDPARPARPCEARAYPRAGTPNAKVRLKVVAAAGGRAVPAVEVRWDASRYPYLAAVRWAKGGPLALVVQDRLQQEEQVLAADPATGATRALLTERDDAWLNLWPGMPAFLPDGRFWWVTERGGAPEVELRAPDGARLELSVPRALGYAGFAGAEGGALVFLGVPDPTREELYRVRPGTPPERLALGEPGPATRKAVLAPGGGTLAVTWSTLRRLPVTAVFGADGARLAVLPSVAEEPAFVPTTELRQLGGAGGTWAAVLRPRALGAGARLPVVVDVYGGPVPAYYVPQVAHRPMLIEQWLADQGFLVAVFEGRGTPRRGRAWERAIAGDLGTVPLEDQVAALEALGREVPEADVARAGITGWSFGGYLAALAVMRRPDRFQAAVAGAPVTEWEQYDTYYTERYLGLPGERPEAYARSGLLAWAPRLERPLLLLHGTADDNVFLSHSLALADALFRAGRPFELVPIAGATHSVPEPIAAERRWEWTAAFFRRALGAVRPGPPPAPAP; translated from the coding sequence ATGCCCGCGCTCCTGTGCCCGCTCGGTTTGACCGCGATGGTGGCCGCGGCGGTGGCCGCCGAACCCGCGCCCGCGCCGCCGCCGCCCTCCGATCCGTTCCTGCGCCAGCACGCCGAGACGCGCGGCTTCCGCGCCGGGCGGCCCACCGCCGTCCAGCTCTCGCCCGACGGCCGCGCCGCGCTGTTCCTGCGGTCCGGGCCGCGGTCGCGCGCGCAGGCGCTCCTCGAGACCGACCTCGCCACCGGGGTCACGCGCACGCTGGTCGAGGCCGACGGGGCCGGCGCGCTCTCGCCCGAGGAGGCGGCGCGCCTGGAGCGGCAGCGCATCACCGCCCGCGGCATCACGCACTTCGTGCTCTCGCGGGACGGCGCGCGGGTGGTGTACGGGCTGGGCGGGCGCCTGTGGCTGCTCGACCGGGCCGCCGGCCGCGCCGCCCCGCTGCCCGGCACGGAGGGCGCCCTCGATCCCCGCTTCTCGCCGGACGGCCGCGCGCTCGCGTACGTGAAGCGCGGCGACCTGTACGTGCGCGCGGTGCCGGGCGGGCCCGAGCGGCGGCTGACCCGCGCCCGCGGACCGGACGTCACGAACGGCCTCGCCGAGTTCGTGGCGCAGGAGGAGATGGACCGCGACGAGGGCTACTGGTGGTCGCCCGACGGGCGGCGGATCGCGTACGCGGAGGTGGACGAGTCCGCGGTGGAGCGGCGGGCGCTCTGCGACCCGGCGCGCCCGGCGCGGCCGTGCGAGGCGCGCGCCTACCCGCGGGCCGGCACGCCCAACGCGAAGGTCCGCCTGAAGGTCGTCGCGGCCGCCGGCGGCCGGGCCGTCCCGGCGGTCGAAGTCCGGTGGGACGCTTCGCGCTACCCGTACCTCGCCGCCGTGCGCTGGGCGAAGGGCGGCCCGCTCGCGCTGGTCGTCCAGGACCGGCTCCAGCAGGAGGAGCAGGTGCTCGCGGCGGATCCCGCCACCGGCGCGACCCGCGCGCTGCTCACCGAGCGCGACGACGCCTGGCTGAACCTGTGGCCGGGCATGCCGGCGTTCCTCCCCGACGGCCGCTTCTGGTGGGTGACGGAGCGAGGCGGCGCGCCCGAGGTGGAGCTGCGCGCGCCGGACGGCGCGCGGCTGGAGCTGTCGGTCCCGCGCGCGCTCGGGTACGCGGGGTTCGCCGGGGCGGAGGGCGGCGCGCTGGTGTTCCTGGGCGTGCCGGATCCCACGCGCGAGGAGCTGTATCGCGTGCGACCCGGCACGCCGCCGGAGCGGCTCGCGCTCGGCGAGCCGGGCCCGGCGACGCGCAAGGCGGTGCTGGCGCCGGGCGGCGGGACGCTCGCGGTGACCTGGAGCACGCTGCGCCGCCTGCCGGTCACCGCCGTGTTCGGGGCCGACGGCGCGCGCCTGGCGGTGCTGCCGAGCGTCGCGGAGGAGCCGGCGTTCGTGCCCACCACCGAGCTGCGGCAGCTCGGCGGCGCGGGCGGGACCTGGGCGGCGGTGCTGCGGCCGCGCGCGCTCGGCGCCGGCGCGCGGCTGCCGGTGGTGGTGGACGTGTACGGCGGCCCGGTGCCGGCGTACTACGTGCCGCAGGTGGCGCACCGGCCCATGCTGATCGAGCAGTGGCTGGCCGACCAGGGCTTCCTGGTGGCCGTGTTCGAGGGGCGGGGCACGCCGCGCCGCGGCCGCGCCTGGGAGCGCGCCATCGCGGGCGACCTCGGCACGGTGCCGCTCGAGGACCAGGTGGCCGCCCTGGAGGCGCTCGGGCGCGAGGTCCCGGAGGCCGACGTGGCGCGCGCCGGGATCACGGGGTGGTCCTTCGGCGGCTACCTCGCGGCGCTCGCGGTGATGCGCCGGCCGGACCGGTTCCAGGCGGCGGTGGCGGGCGCGCCGGTGACGGAGTGGGAGCAGTACGACACGTACTACACGGAGCGCTACCTGGGGCTCCCCGGCGAGCGCCCCGAGGCGTACGCCCGGAGCGGCCTGCTCGCCTGGGCGCCGCGGCTGGAGCGGCCGCTGCTCCTGCTGCACGGCACGGCCGACGACAACGTGTTCCTGTCGCACTCGCTCGCGCTGGCCGACGCGCTGTTCCGCGCCGGGCGGCCGTTCGAGCTGGTCCCGATCGCCGGCGCCACGCACTCGGTGCCGGAGCCGATCGCCGCGGAGCGGCGCTGGGAGTGGACCGCCGCGTTCTTCCGGCGGGCGCTCGGCGCGGTGCGGCCCGGCCCCCCGCCGGCGCCGGCGCCCTGA
- a CDS encoding PilZ domain-containing protein, translating into MRDTGGAEAMEGEELALAYGSATAARRDAVPQLRHGLLVRTRAPVAPGDWLRLRIGLAQERVELHLAGEVRWATPLATGAIAAVELRPDSHRDRVQLDLLFQRRTAGAAPEPPAPGEAGTAGPLTAAVFAPDPLLRAGLAEALEALGRAGGRAVEVAAPADPAALVRALAATPHGLAVLDCDAVGAAAAPLIAALRGHAGCARLPVILLADGGTSDAEDAHAVVLAKPVDLRRFGELAAALLGAGGPCQRAGAPGAPAA; encoded by the coding sequence ATGCGCGACACCGGCGGCGCGGAAGCGATGGAGGGCGAGGAGCTCGCGCTCGCGTACGGCTCCGCCACGGCGGCGCGCCGCGACGCGGTCCCGCAGCTCCGGCACGGCCTGCTGGTGCGGACCCGCGCGCCGGTCGCGCCGGGGGACTGGCTGCGCCTCCGGATCGGCCTGGCGCAGGAGCGCGTCGAGCTGCACCTGGCCGGCGAGGTGCGCTGGGCCACGCCGCTCGCGACCGGCGCGATCGCCGCGGTGGAGCTGCGGCCGGACTCGCACCGGGACCGCGTGCAGCTCGACCTGCTCTTCCAGCGGCGGACGGCCGGCGCGGCCCCCGAGCCGCCCGCGCCCGGCGAGGCGGGCACGGCCGGGCCGCTCACCGCCGCCGTGTTCGCCCCGGACCCGCTGCTCCGCGCAGGGCTGGCCGAGGCGCTGGAGGCGCTGGGCCGCGCCGGCGGGCGCGCCGTGGAGGTGGCCGCGCCGGCCGACCCGGCGGCGCTGGTCCGGGCGCTCGCGGCCACGCCCCACGGCCTGGCGGTGCTCGACTGCGACGCGGTGGGGGCCGCCGCGGCGCCGCTGATCGCGGCGCTCCGCGGCCACGCCGGCTGCGCGCGGCTGCCGGTGATCCTGCTCGCCGACGGCGGGACCAGCGACGCCGAGGACGCGCACGCGGTGGTGCTGGCGAAGCCGGTGGACCTGCGCCGGTTCGGCGAGCTGGCCGCGGCGCTGCTGGGCGCGGGCGGCCCCTGTCAGCGCGCCGGCGCGCCGGGCGCGCCAGCGGCCTGA
- a CDS encoding glycosyltransferase family 2 protein, translating into MARVSLCVIAKDEERMLPGCLESVRGVVDEIVLVDTGSTDRTRELARAAGAKVLERPWDDDFAAPRNLAAAHATGDWVLPLDADERLAPGAGPALRRTLRRAAFDVGLVRCHNADAPDAPAAEVLSGARRAGPPALLPRVVRRAPGLRWTGRIHESVLDWAAARGGRIAALELDLVHLGYAKEIWEGRGKRERNLALLRRRAAEEPDSVIALGYLAAELLALGRAEEAGEVAERGWAALGRQPAHRSIRRLAVVRAALAVRRGDAAAALEAVDRAEAAGGANPDLAFFRACALELSAGAAGAGRDERLARAAAEAHRALALLEGGVFEQVIFARRARALARLGAVELRAGRAEAARTAFRAALAPGRPSDALPPLERDEAAAGEAEALVALGRAGEALAALEPVLAGGGPPRAWAAAARAAQALGALDDARLFLARARAGA; encoded by the coding sequence ATGGCCCGTGTGTCGCTGTGCGTCATCGCGAAGGACGAGGAGCGGATGCTCCCCGGCTGCCTCGAGTCGGTCCGGGGCGTCGTCGACGAGATCGTGCTGGTGGACACCGGCTCCACCGATCGGACCCGCGAGCTGGCGCGCGCGGCCGGGGCGAAGGTGCTGGAGCGCCCCTGGGACGACGACTTCGCGGCCCCGCGCAACCTCGCCGCGGCGCACGCCACCGGCGACTGGGTCCTTCCGCTCGACGCGGACGAGCGGCTCGCGCCCGGCGCCGGCCCCGCCCTTCGGCGCACGCTGCGCCGCGCCGCCTTCGACGTGGGCCTGGTCCGGTGCCACAACGCCGACGCCCCCGACGCGCCGGCGGCCGAGGTCCTGTCCGGCGCCCGGCGCGCCGGTCCGCCCGCCCTGCTGCCGCGCGTGGTGCGGCGCGCGCCCGGGCTGCGCTGGACCGGCCGGATCCACGAGAGCGTGCTCGACTGGGCCGCCGCGCGCGGCGGGCGGATCGCCGCGCTCGAGCTCGACCTCGTGCACCTCGGCTACGCCAAGGAGATCTGGGAGGGCCGCGGGAAGCGCGAGCGCAACCTGGCGCTCCTGCGCCGGCGCGCCGCGGAGGAGCCGGACAGCGTCATCGCGCTCGGATACCTCGCGGCGGAGCTGCTCGCGCTCGGGCGCGCCGAGGAGGCCGGGGAGGTGGCGGAGCGCGGCTGGGCCGCGCTCGGGCGCCAGCCGGCCCATCGCTCCATCCGGCGGCTCGCGGTGGTGCGCGCCGCGCTCGCGGTCCGCCGCGGCGACGCCGCCGCCGCGCTCGAGGCGGTCGATCGCGCCGAGGCCGCCGGCGGCGCCAACCCGGACCTGGCCTTCTTCCGGGCCTGCGCGCTGGAGCTCTCCGCCGGCGCCGCCGGCGCGGGCCGCGACGAGCGGCTGGCGCGCGCCGCGGCCGAGGCGCACCGCGCGCTGGCGCTCCTGGAGGGCGGGGTGTTCGAGCAGGTGATCTTCGCGCGGCGCGCCCGCGCGCTGGCGCGGCTGGGCGCGGTCGAGCTCCGGGCCGGGCGGGCGGAGGCGGCGCGCACGGCGTTCCGCGCGGCGCTCGCGCCCGGGCGGCCGTCCGACGCGCTCCCGCCGCTCGAGCGCGACGAGGCGGCGGCCGGGGAGGCCGAGGCGCTGGTCGCGCTGGGGCGGGCGGGCGAGGCGCTCGCGGCGCTCGAGCCGGTGCTGGCCGGCGGCGGGCCGCCGCGCGCCTGGGCCGCCGCCGCCCGCGCCGCGCAGGCGCTGGGCGCGCTGGATGACGCGCGGCTGTTCCTGGCGCGGGCGCGGGCCGGCGCCTGA
- the fliS gene encoding flagellar export chaperone FliS, with translation MNPAARRYAQAERQTASPERLLVLLFQAALRNVRAGAAALEAGRPAEAARPLTLASDIVVELHATLDRPRAPELCDQLAAVYRFVCDRLGAAALARDARAAREAERALAPVAEAFEAVAARLAAGGR, from the coding sequence ATGAACCCCGCCGCCCGCCGCTACGCCCAGGCCGAGCGCCAGACCGCCTCCCCCGAGCGCCTCCTGGTGCTCCTGTTCCAGGCCGCGCTGCGCAACGTCCGCGCCGGCGCCGCCGCGCTCGAGGCCGGCCGGCCCGCCGAGGCGGCCCGCCCGCTGACGCTCGCCTCGGACATCGTGGTGGAGCTCCACGCCACGCTGGACCGCCCGCGGGCGCCGGAGCTGTGCGACCAGCTCGCCGCCGTCTACCGCTTCGTCTGCGACCGGCTCGGGGCCGCCGCGCTGGCCCGCGACGCGCGCGCGGCCCGCGAGGCGGAGCGCGCCCTCGCCCCGGTCGCCGAGGCGTTCGAGGCCGTCGCCGCGCGGCTCGCCGCCGGCGGGCGCTGA
- a CDS encoding flagellin: MSLSIRTNLASLNAQRNLSSTQTSLESSMSRLSSGYRITRAGDDAAGLAISTKLEAQIRSYNQAARNANDGLSVIQTTEAALNETSNVLSRLRELAMQAASDGIGATERGYVQAEADQLRAEIDRIAAVTKYDGTPLLDGSGTALGFQVGVESDPSGDDRIGFSTLDATAAALGLDASTLDFTTAAGARDALSTLDAALETISRSRADLGAVGNRFQSTIANIQSFAEALSAANSRIRDADVAEETSRLARANILQQAGVAVLAQANQAPQLALKLLGG; the protein is encoded by the coding sequence ATGTCCCTGTCCATCCGCACCAACCTCGCCTCCCTGAACGCGCAGCGGAACCTGTCCAGCACCCAGACCTCGCTCGAGTCCTCCATGTCGCGCCTGTCCTCCGGCTACCGCATCACGCGGGCCGGCGACGACGCCGCCGGGCTCGCCATCAGCACCAAGCTGGAGGCGCAGATCCGCAGCTACAACCAGGCGGCGCGCAACGCGAACGACGGCCTCTCGGTGATCCAGACGACCGAGGCCGCGCTCAACGAGACCTCCAACGTCCTGAGCCGCCTCCGCGAGCTGGCCATGCAGGCGGCCTCCGACGGCATCGGCGCCACCGAGCGCGGGTACGTGCAGGCGGAGGCCGACCAGCTCCGCGCCGAGATCGACCGGATCGCCGCGGTCACGAAGTACGACGGCACGCCGCTGCTCGACGGCTCCGGCACGGCGCTCGGGTTCCAGGTGGGCGTCGAGAGCGACCCGTCCGGCGACGACCGCATCGGCTTCTCCACCCTCGACGCCACCGCGGCCGCGCTCGGGCTGGACGCCTCCACGCTCGACTTCACCACCGCCGCCGGCGCGCGCGACGCGCTCTCCACGCTGGACGCCGCCCTCGAGACGATCTCCCGGAGCCGCGCCGACCTGGGGGCGGTGGGCAACCGCTTCCAGAGCACCATCGCGAACATCCAGTCCTTCGCCGAGGCGCTCTCCGCCGCGAACAGCCGCATCCGCGACGCCGACGTCGCCGAGGAGACCTCGCGGCTCGCCCGCGCCAACATCCTGCAGCAGGCCGGCGTGGCGGTGCTCGCCCAGGCCAACCAGGCGCCGCAGCTCGCGCTCAAGCTGCTGGGCGGGTAG
- the fliD gene encoding flagellar filament capping protein FliD, with amino-acid sequence MDASFRAGGLASGMDTNAIIDQLVALESRPLDQLRRRQAAFRTQISALGDIAASLSGLSAAAADLGDHGVLATQARSTSTAFSAAPGADAIAGSYRLAVKALAQPAKWRSAAFAAGAGVAGGTLRLTVQGTAVAPIAVPDGASLADVAYAIRQSGAAVSAVVLDDGTSSWLSVTARDTGHPLDGAPADALSISFTPSAGAVGQAPGFAELQPARNAQVEVDGLTFTRTGNVIADALPGVTLTLAAAGGPAEDLVLGTDPAGTQARLQKLVDGYNGVMRLLQRHLAVAKDSDRATTLAGDSTLRTLQARLQRVLVTEVPGLSSGVRTLADLGVRTGRDGSLSVDAATLSSALARDPAAANALFSTSGTGLAAVVKALVADHTRAGDGALVLRQDGLGRTVKDLDGQAAALQLRIDAFQQNLIRQFTAMESTVSGLKSIGSFLAGQTTQQQKGS; translated from the coding sequence ATGGACGCATCGTTCCGCGCGGGCGGGCTCGCCTCGGGGATGGACACCAACGCCATCATCGACCAGCTCGTCGCGCTGGAGTCACGGCCCCTCGACCAGCTCCGCCGGCGCCAGGCCGCGTTCCGCACGCAGATCTCGGCGCTGGGCGACATCGCCGCGAGCCTCTCCGGGCTCTCCGCCGCCGCCGCCGACCTCGGCGACCACGGCGTGCTCGCGACGCAGGCCCGCTCCACGAGCACCGCCTTCTCGGCCGCGCCGGGCGCCGACGCCATCGCCGGCAGCTACCGCCTCGCCGTGAAGGCGCTCGCGCAGCCGGCCAAGTGGCGCTCGGCCGCGTTCGCCGCCGGCGCCGGGGTGGCCGGCGGGACCCTGCGGCTCACCGTCCAGGGCACGGCGGTCGCGCCCATCGCCGTCCCGGACGGCGCCAGCCTCGCCGACGTCGCCTACGCGATCCGGCAGAGCGGCGCGGCGGTCTCCGCGGTGGTGCTCGACGACGGCACGTCCTCCTGGCTCTCGGTGACCGCGCGCGACACGGGCCACCCGCTCGACGGGGCGCCCGCGGACGCGCTCTCCATCTCCTTCACCCCGAGCGCGGGCGCGGTCGGCCAGGCCCCGGGCTTCGCGGAGCTCCAGCCCGCCCGCAACGCGCAGGTGGAGGTGGACGGCCTGACGTTCACCCGGACCGGCAACGTGATCGCCGACGCGCTGCCCGGCGTGACGCTCACGCTCGCGGCCGCCGGCGGGCCCGCGGAGGACCTGGTGCTCGGCACCGATCCCGCCGGCACGCAGGCCCGCCTGCAGAAGCTCGTGGACGGGTACAACGGCGTGATGCGGCTGCTGCAGCGCCACCTGGCGGTCGCGAAGGACTCCGACCGCGCCACGACCCTGGCCGGCGACTCCACCCTGCGCACCTTGCAGGCTCGCCTCCAGCGCGTGCTGGTGACCGAGGTCCCCGGGCTCTCCTCCGGCGTGCGCACGCTGGCCGACCTCGGCGTCAGGACCGGGCGCGACGGCAGCCTCTCCGTGGACGCCGCCACGCTCTCGTCGGCGCTGGCGCGCGACCCGGCCGCGGCGAACGCGCTCTTCTCGACGTCCGGGACGGGGCTGGCGGCCGTGGTGAAGGCGCTCGTGGCCGACCACACCCGCGCCGGCGACGGCGCGCTGGTGCTGCGCCAGGACGGCCTGGGCCGCACCGTGAAGGATCTCGACGGCCAGGCCGCCGCGCTGCAGCTCCGCATCGACGCCTTCCAGCAGAACCTGATCCGGCAGTTCACCGCGATGGAGAGCACCGTCAGCGGGCTCAAGTCGATCGGGAGCTTCCTCGCCGGCCAGACCACCCAGCAGCAGAAGGGGAGCTGA